Part of the Varibaculum massiliense genome is shown below.
GAGCTGGCGCTAGCGGTTTCTAAGATTACCCCCTACGGGGCGGTGCTGTTTGTTTCCACTTTGCGTTCGGACTCCGATGATGACCCGGGGGTGCAGGGGCAAATTACGGCGCGTGTCTACTATGACGGACAATTTGATCGCACTATTCCCGCTGGTCCCTTGGTTTCTTGCGCGGATGAACGGGTGGAAGATTTGTTATTAGGTCGAACTTCTCCCGAAGACTATCCCGAGATTCGCCCCCCACGCCTGCGCGATTTACCAGGGATTTTGCTGCGGCAGCTGCGCGGGCTACAAGAAGATATTAATCGCCGGGAAGACCTAGATAAGCGGGAGGAAACGGGCGGTGAGTAAACAGGTAGCGGTGTTTGACTACGGCTCTGGAAATGTGCGCTCCGCGGTTAATGCTTTAAAACGCGTCGGGGTTGAGGTTAGTCTGACCAGCGATTTTTCTGCCTGCCTGGAGGCTGACGGTCTGCTAGTACCCGGGGTAGGGGCTTTTGCGGCGGTAATGAAGGATCTGCATGCTCGCCGCGGTGACACCCTGATAGACCGGCGTTTAGCGGGGGGCAGACCGGTGCTTGGTATCTGCGTGGGGATGCAAGTCATGTTCGAACGCGGTCTGGAACACGGGGAGGACACCACCGGGATGGGGGAATGGCCAGGAACTGTAGAGAAACTACACGCCCCGATTCTGCCTCATATTGGCTGGTCGAAAATCCAGGTAGGGCAGGGGTCGCGGCTATTTTCTGGGATTGAGGACGAACGTTTTTATTTTGTGCACTCCTACGGGGTCACCACTGACCCTGCCCGGCATTATCGGCAACCTTCTCGGATGAAACCCCCGATTTTTTCTTGGGCAACCCACGGTGAGCCGTTTATCGCCGCGGTAGAGAACGGGCCCTTAGCGGCCACCCAGTTCCATCCCGAAAAATCCGGCGATGCCGGTATGGAACTGTTACGTAACTGGACGCAAAGTTTCTAAGGGAGAAAAATGTTAGAACTTCTACCGGCAGTAGATATAGTTTCCGGTCAAGCGGTGCGCCTACATCAAGGCAAAGCGGGCAGCGAAAAAGTCTATGGGGTGCCCTTAGAAGCTGCTCGCGGCTTCGAGGAGGCGGGAGCCCGCTGGCTGCACCTGGTGGATCTGGACGCCGCCTTTGGCAGGGGTAACAACACCCAAGTGGTGCAAGAAATCGTAGAAAAGTTAAATTTACAGGTAGAGGTGTCAGGGGGTATCCGTGACGACGAATCTTTGGAACGGGTACTTTCAGCCG
Proteins encoded:
- the hisH gene encoding imidazole glycerol phosphate synthase subunit HisH; protein product: MSKQVAVFDYGSGNVRSAVNALKRVGVEVSLTSDFSACLEADGLLVPGVGAFAAVMKDLHARRGDTLIDRRLAGGRPVLGICVGMQVMFERGLEHGEDTTGMGEWPGTVEKLHAPILPHIGWSKIQVGQGSRLFSGIEDERFYFVHSYGVTTDPARHYRQPSRMKPPIFSWATHGEPFIAAVENGPLAATQFHPEKSGDAGMELLRNWTQSF